In Papaver somniferum cultivar HN1 chromosome 1, ASM357369v1, whole genome shotgun sequence, a genomic segment contains:
- the LOC113275337 gene encoding uncharacterized protein LOC113275337: protein MEKIARSTLTKKIKVLNKRTKTMQQDMAELAGSVKTIAKAIEKPNKSSHEVDVRRFKKSLGNDFIFHGTEEPTDAEKWLLGIKKELKVMLVSEEDKVRFVTYMFHGDADFWWSSIERMENVSRMSWERFEELFLEKYFPPTAQAAKCMEFALLEQGDMSVTQLDKKFAELERHGQHLVPTQELRAPSWAKTLKERESREKKKKVKQNPQARHKRPRTESPVKKEKKSGTECYNCREEGHYARDCPHPQRQRPQNTNQPRNQNVGNRPQNQTHSQNFGGRPQNQPRTNAPPFQPRQPNVQGKLNYVAEVRGEAKNSVI from the exons ATGGAAAAAATAGCTCGTTCTACTCTAACTAAGAAGATCAAGGTTCTGAATAAGAGAACCAAGACTATGCAGCAAGATATGGCAGAGCTAGCAGGTTCCGTGAAGACCATTGCTAAAGCTATAGAGAAGCCGAACAAATCCAGTCATGAAGTTGATGTACGAAGGTTCAAGAAATCTTTAGGTAATGACTTCATATTTCATGGAACCGAGGAACCAACTGATGCTGAAAAGTGGTTGCTGGGTATAAAGAAAGAATTGAAAGTTATGTTGGTTTCAGAGGAAGACAAAGTGAGATTTGTTACATACATGTTCCATGGGGATGCGGATTTTTGGTGGAGCTCCATTGAGAGAATGGAAAATGTATCACGGATGTCTTGGGAAAGATTTGAGgagttgtttttagagaaatatttCCCACCGACTGCTCAAGCTGCAAAATGTATGGAGTTTGCATTATTGGAGCAGGGGGATATGTCAGTAACTCAGTTAGATAAGAAGTTTGCAGAGTTAGAACGACATGGACAACATTTGGTACCGACCCAGGAGCTGAGGGCTC CTAGTTGGGCTAAAACACTGAAAGAGAGAGAATCtcgtgaaaagaagaagaaggtgaaacaAAACCCACAAGCACGGCATAAGCGACCACGTACCGAATCTCcggtgaagaaggagaagaagtctGGGACAGAGTGTTATAATTGTAGAGAGGAAGGTCATTACGCCAGGGATTGCCCCCATCCACAGAGGCAGAGACCACAGAACACGAATCAGCCACGTAATCAGAATGTTGGTAATAGACCGCAAAACCAGACACATAGTCAGAATTTTGGTGGTAGACCTCAGAATCAGCCACGTACTAACGCACCGCCATTCCAGCCGAGGCAACCAAATGTCCAAGGGAAGCTTAACTATGTTGCAGAGGTTAGAGGAGAAGCAAAGAACTCCGTTATCTAG